The region AACCTGCCACACCTTTACACATGGAGTTGACTGCATTGTGGTACATCATAGTGTTTGTGCAGACCTCTTGCACATCCCTGTGTCTCAGTTCAAAGATGCGGATCTGGACTCTATGTTTCTACCCCATGAAAATGGGTTTTCCTCAGCTGAGGGTGACTATCACCAGCAGGCCCTAACAGGCATACCCAGGGTTAAGAAAGGGTCTACCTTTCAGAACACCTGTAATTTAAAGGACATTGCAGGAGAAGCAATCAGTTTTGCCAgcgggaaaataaaagaattttcctttgaaaagctCAAAAACTCTAACCATGCAGCCtacaaaaagggaagaaaagttaaGTCTGACTCATTTAATAGGAGGTCAGTCGATTTTGACTTGCTCTGTGGCCATTATAACAATGATGGGAGCTCCCCATCCTTTGGTTTACTCCGGAGTGCCTCAGTTGAGGAAAAATCTTTGTCCCATAGAAACTCGCTTGATACAAACCTAACTTCAGTGCTTCTTCAcaacttctctgaagaagacctGGTTACTCAGATtttggaaaaacataaaatagataatttttcttctggaacAGACATAAAAATGTGCTTGGACATCTTGCTGAAATGCTCTGAGGATTTGAAAAAATGTACAGATATCATAAAACAATGCATAAAGAAAAAGTCAGGGAGTAGCATCAATGAAGGAAATGGCAACGATGCAATTTCTAGCTCTGATGCTGTCTATGTGACTGTAATGACCAGGTTAGCATCCTATCTGAAAAAGCTACCATTTGAATTCATGCAGCCTGGGAATAATGAGGCTATAGATTTAACAGAACTGGTCAGTAATATGCCCAGTTTACAACTGACTCCCTTTTCCCCAGTATTTGGCACTGAACAGCCCCCTAAATATGAAGATGTTGTCCAGCTCTCAGCCCCTGACTCTGGACAGTTTCAAACTATAGCACTGCAAGATGACAAACACAGTTCTAAGAAAACAGACCCAGTAAAATCCATTCCAAACAACTCTATAAATCCCTTATATAACCCTGAGATAAATGATCCCAGAACTCTAAAAGATGCCCAGCTTCAATCACAGTCATTAACCATGAACtctttagaaaatgtttcttCTGGTGACCTAATGGAAACCCTGTATATTGAAGAAGAGTCAGATGGAAAGAAAGCATTAGATAAAGGACAAATGACAGAGAATGGACCCAGTCAGAAGTTGTTAAAGGTAAATGAAGATAGAGCAGAATTTTTAGACTGTGGTACTCCTCTTAAAAAATGTCCTGCCTCAGTACAAAATGGAAGTGGTAAGATATTTGAGAAACCAATTGTTAACCTACCTGAGGAAGATCTTAAATCAAAAGTTCCTAAAGTTGAAGAGGGAGACCACAGAGATTTTATGAATTCTAACAGTCAGGAAGAGATAGATAAATTGTTAATGGATTTGGAATCATTTTCACAGAAAATGGAGACCTCTCTAAGGGAGCCACTTGCCAAAGGTAAAAGCTCTAACTCTGTAAATAGTCATAGTCCGTTGACTGGTCAGCTTCCTATAGATCTTGAGCCTAAATCTAAAGTCTCTTCACCCACCGAAAAAGTCTCCCCTTCTTGTCTAACAAGGATTATTGAAACCAATGGACACAAAATAGAGGAAGAGGATAGAGTCCTCCTACTGCGAATTCTAGAAAGCATTGAAGACTTTGCTCAAGAACTAGTTGAATGCAAATCAGGCAGAGGGAGCCTatcacaagaaaaggaaatgatgcAGATTCTACAGGAAACCTTGACAACTTCCTCCCAAGCCAATTTATCAGTCTGCAGAAGTCCTATTGGTGATAAAGCCAAAGATACTACTTCAGTGGTTTTGATTCAACAGACTCCAGAGGTGATCAAGGTAAGACCCAGCAATCTTGAGTCCTAAGAAGTAtccaaagaaatgttttaatgtgTGCAAAACttataaagaaaaactatttctGTTGGTCATTTTATGTTCCACTAAAGTTCCTGCCTTAgacttttttttcactcagttcagtgaaaaaaaacaaaagcaagggcTCTAGAGTCAGGCAGACTGGTTTCAACTGCCCTCCTCACATGTTTTATCTTCTTCCTAGTTCTGTGACTAGAGGAAAGTTACTTAGCCTTAATATCCTCACCtatataatggaaataataaggatcaaGATAACTTATGTGAAATAAAAGCAAGGTTCCTCACACAATTAGGCATTTAATATTAGCCTCATCCTCCCCAGTCAATCAGTAGACCAGGCATTAATACATGCATGTGTAAACTATAAGGTGCAGTGTGGGgtacaaaaaaaagagaggacgTGATTTCTTAAAGACCTTAAAATCTAGTTGGGGAAACCAAACTAACATACCGGAAGCAGTTCATGAACGTGTAGGCCCTTCTATGAAAGTATTtttagtgggcgcctgggtggctcagttggttaagcgactgccttcggctcaggtcatgatcctggagtcccgggatcgagtcccgcatcgggctccctgctcagcagggagtctgctactccctctgaccctcttccctctcgtgctctctatctctcattctctctctctcaaataaataaataaaatctttaaaaaaaaaaaaaagtatttttagtgCAATAGGGTCTTCAAAGAAGGTAAAGACTAGTGTATGCGATATGCTTCTTCATGCAAGTGGGAATAAATACCAATCTAGGGTCAGAGGATAGTAGTATTTTCAAAAGGCTTTGACTCTACCCTGCTACTGATAGTTTTGCCTTAATAATCCCAGAAAGGCAGTTATCTTCCCACTTGTGTGTATGTCTTAGCACAATAgttatttcttgttcattttatatCTCTAACATGGGTTGGCGATAGGCTCTGCTCCACCTCACTCAGGGGCTCAGGGTGATAGGTGCTCCATGTTCCTACAACTTTCCCATTGCTCCATCTGGAATATGGTTTATGAATTCACCAAGGAAGGGAAAGTAAGAGATGTTGCTTTTCACTGCCTTATTCCCACCTGTGACACACTTCCTTTGCACTCACAGTCCAGTGATTCCAGCCCCAAAGCTAAGAAACATAGGGAAGCACATAGAATATACTTGGTGAGCACTGTTTCTACCACATGAATGATGTACCATATATGTCAACACGTATGAATTCATACATAAAGCCAATTAACAAAACAAGttgtaaaataatatgaattatttaGAGATATGTACATCGTGCAAAAAGTATGAAGAAATACATGGATACACCAAATATAATGTCCAGAACAATGATTAATCcccagggaaagaagagaggtGGAACTGAGGAAGGATGTACAGGGGACCTCAGCAGTGTTAGTAATTCGTAATTTCATAATCTGGTGGTGGATCAtaagtatttttcatattatttttatgcctttttgtatatctttaatatagtcaatttttaaaaattagatattaaGATGGCATATATGTGGGCAAGTTAAAGAGTAAGTTAGTGTTAATATTAACATactcattaatattttcatttaaggtATATTGTGATCAGATGAATAATTTTTACATTGTATTTATCTTGTGGCTGTGCTGTGCACATTTTTAGTTACCAGTGACAAGTACTTAAGTTTAAAACTATACATACTTAAGGTTACAAAATGATGATTTGGGTCTAAATATTCTcaaacattcactgagcatttCTGTGAGTCTCCTCATTCATTGATTCACAGTTGGTAATAACTTTAGTTAATTTGGTCAATACTGGGGGCAAGAAACTGGAAATtagttacaaaaagaaaaaaaaatgctttcacataCACAGGCAATACTGATgtgcttaatattttataaagaaaatacaatacaGCAATCTCAAAATGTAATAACATAAGAACTAACTGTTCTTGTGAACTAAGACAATACACCTAAGACATTTAGGTGTATTGTCTCACAATTTTCCCCTCAATAACCTGtctgctcattaaaaaaaaaaaaaaagttcagggacgcctgggtggctcagtcggttaagcgtctgccttcggctcaggtcatgatctcagggtctgggatcgagtcccacatcgggctccttgcttggcggagagcctgcttctccctctacctgttctgcctgccgctccccctgcttgtgctctctctctctgacaaaaaaataaataaaatcttaaaaaaaaaaaatgttcacctttTCTGCTGACCTATTCCAACATCTAACAACCATTATAAGCAGAAACTTAGTGTAATatagtgttttgaattttatttaaccctcctcccccattattttctctgaaaaaaggggagaaaaattcTTCTAAAGGAAATGAGCTGCAGAAAGTAGAAAATGTGAGCCTGAGGCCAAGAGTAAATCCTTTGTAGCATCTCTCCTATGTCCCTGGCTGACAGCTCGTGAGCATGTCCCCCCTCTAACCTTCCCAATCTAAGTACGCCCAACTAAAaatcccacactgggctctatTGCTTTCCAATTTTTTGACAAGTATGGACTGAGATCAAAATTGTATTAAAAGACTCGCCCatagagaggggaaccctcttacactgttggtgggaatgcaaactgatgcagccactctggaaaacagtatggagattcctcaaaaagttaaaaacagaactacccagcaattgcactaccaagtatttatccaaaggatacaaaaaaagtgattcaaaagggcacatgcaccctgatgtttatagcagcaatgtccacaatagccgaaatatggaaagagcccagatgtccattgacagatgaatggataaagaagtggtatatatatgtaatggagttctattcagccatcaaaaagagtgaaatcttgccatttgcaatgacgtggatggaactgaagggaattatgctaagcaaaataagtcagagaaagacaaataccgtatgatttcactcatgtgcaatttaagaaacaaaacagatgaacataggggaagggaagaaaaaataaaataagatgaaaacagagagggaggcaagccataaaagactcttaactctaggaaacaaactgagggttgctggaggggaggtaggtggaggatggggtaactggatgaagggcattaaggagagcacttgatgtaatgagcactgggtgttatatgcaactgatgaaccattaaattctactcctgaaactaataatacagtatatgttaactaaattgaatttatttttttaataatttttttttatttgagagagatagcaacagagatagggagagagagcatgagcggggaggggaaggagaagtaggctccccgctgagcagggagcccaatgcggggctcgatcccaggaccccaggatcatgacctgagccaaaggcaggagcttaaccgactgagccacccaggtgacccgactaaattgaatttaaacacaaaatttaaGACTCTCCCATCACTCTTTTAAATAAGTCCCCTTAtcatagaatagaatagaataaaatttttttattttttttaaagatatttatttatttgaccaggGAGAGcgcagtgagagaggaaacacaagcagaggagtgggagagggagaagcaggcttcctgcgaagcagggagcccaatgcagggctcgatcccaggaccctgagatcatgacctgagccgaaggcagatgcttaatgactgagc is a window of Zalophus californianus isolate mZalCal1 chromosome 1, mZalCal1.pri.v2, whole genome shotgun sequence DNA encoding:
- the PPP2R3A gene encoding serine/threonine-protein phosphatase 2A regulatory subunit B'' subunit alpha isoform X1, which codes for MAATYRLVVSTVNHYSSVVIDRRFEQAIHYCTGTCHTFTHGVDCIVVHHSVCADLLHIPVSQFKDADLDSMFLPHENGFSSAEGDYHQQALTGIPRVKKGSTFQNTCNLKDIAGEAISFASGKIKEFSFEKLKNSNHAAYKKGRKVKSDSFNRRSVDFDLLCGHYNNDGSSPSFGLLRSASVEEKSLSHRNSLDTNLTSVLLHNFSEEDLVTQILEKHKIDNFSSGTDIKMCLDILLKCSEDLKKCTDIIKQCIKKKSGSSINEGNGNDAISSSDAVYVTVMTRLASYLKKLPFEFMQPGNNEAIDLTELVSNMPSLQLTPFSPVFGTEQPPKYEDVVQLSAPDSGQFQTIALQDDKHSSKKTDPVKSIPNNSINPLYNPEINDPRTLKDAQLQSQSLTMNSLENVSSGDLMETLYIEEESDGKKALDKGQMTENGPSQKLLKVNEDRAEFLDCGTPLKKCPASVQNGSGKIFEKPIVNLPEEDLKSKVPKVEEGDHRDFMNSNSQEEIDKLLMDLESFSQKMETSLREPLAKGKSSNSVNSHSPLTGQLPIDLEPKSKVSSPTEKVSPSCLTRIIETNGHKIEEEDRVLLLRILESIEDFAQELVECKSGRGSLSQEKEMMQILQETLTTSSQANLSVCRSPIGDKAKDTTSVVLIQQTPEVIKIQNKPEKKPGTPLPPTATFPSSPRPLSPVPHVNNVVNAPLSVNIPQFYFPEGLPDACSNYEQTLSKIETAFMDIEDQKADIYEMGKIAKLCGCPLYWKAPMFRAAGGERTGLVSAPSFIAMWRKLLNDHHDDASKFICLLAKPSCNSLEQEDFIPLLQDVVDTHPGLTFLKDAPEFHSRYITTVIQRIFYTVNRSWSGKITSTEIRKSNFLQTLALLEEEEDINQITDYFSYEHFYVIYCKFWELDSDHDLYISQADLSRYNDQASSNRIIERIFSGAVTRGKTVQKEGRMSYADFVWFLISEEDKRNPTSIEYWFRCMDVDGDGVLSMYELEYFYEEQCERMEAMGIEPLPFHDLLCQMLDLVKPATDGKITLRDLKRCRMAHIFYDTFFNLEKYLDHEQRDPFAVQKDVENEGPEPSDWDRFAAEEYETLVAEESAQAQFQEGKDKKQECGILEQRESKTTEITTPAAWPIHLFILTLKIVVTSHCPLLSSQCKERQKSVSNYTEKWTNIKQLQISIKYSMEELLTLGRRLQQSQQDLKLSVFTIFREVREYCTPEMRLTSFLEIKRKKFK
- the PPP2R3A gene encoding serine/threonine-protein phosphatase 2A regulatory subunit B'' subunit alpha isoform X3, giving the protein MAATYRLVVSTVNHYSSVVIDRRFEQAIHYCTGTCHTFTHGVDCIVVHHSVCADLLHIPVSQFKDADLDSMFLPHENGFSSAEGDYHQQALTGIPRVKKGSTFQNTCNLKDIAGEAISFASGKIKEFSFEKLKNSNHAAYKKGRKVKSDSFNRRSVDFDLLCGHYNNDGSSPSFGLLRSASVEEKSLSHRNSLDTNLTSVLLHNFSEEDLVTQILEKHKIDNFSSGTDIKMCLDILLKCSEDLKKCTDIIKQCIKKKSGSSINEGNGNDAISSSDAVYVTVMTRLASYLKKLPFEFMQPGNNEAIDLTELVSNMPSLQLTPFSPVFGTEQPPKYEDVVQLSAPDSGQFQTIALQDDKHSSKKTDPVKSIPNNSINPLYNPEINDPRTLKDAQLQSQSLTMNSLENVSSGDLMETLYIEEESDGKKALDKGQMTENGPSQKLLKVNEDRAEFLDCGTPLKKCPASVQNGSGKIFEKPIVNLPEEDLKSKVPKVEEGDHRDFMNSNSQEEIDKLLMDLESFSQKMETSLREPLAKGKSSNSVNSHSPLTGQLPIDLEPKSKVSSPTEKVSPSCLTRIIETNGHKIEEEDRVLLLRILESIEDFAQELVECKSGRGSLSQEKEMMQILQETLTTSSQANLSVCRSPIGDKAKDTTSVVLIQQTPEVIKIQNKPEKKPGTPLPPTATFPSSPRPLSPVPHVNNVVNAPLSVNIPQFYFPEGLPDACSNYEQTLSKIETAFMDIEDQKADIYEMGKIAKLCGCPLYWKAPMFRAAGGERTGLVSAPSFIAMWRKLLNDHHDDASKFICLLAKPSCNSLEQEDFIPLLQDVVDTHPGLTFLKDAPEFHSRYITTVIQRIFYTVNRSWSGKITSTEIRKSNFLQTLALLEEEEDINQITDYFSYEHFYVIYCKFWELDSDHDLYISQADLSRYNDQASSNRIIERIFSGAVTRGKTVQKEGRMSYADFVWFLISEEDKRNPTSIEYWFRCMDVDGDGVLSMYELEYFYEEQCERMEAMGIEPLPFHDLLCQMLDLVKPATDGKITLRDLKRCRMAHIFYDTFFNLEKYLDHEQRDPFAVQKDVENEGPEPSDWDRFAAEEYETLVAEESAQAQFQEGSFEDYETEEPVSPSEIGNKGNKSKIVTSSLSEKCGKLQSVDEE
- the PPP2R3A gene encoding serine/threonine-protein phosphatase 2A regulatory subunit B'' subunit alpha isoform X2, whose protein sequence is MAATYRLVVSTVNHYSSVVIDRRFEQAIHYCTGTCHTFTHGVDCIVVHHSVCADLLHIPVSQFKDADLDSMFLPHENGFSSAEGDYHQQALTGIPRVKKGSTFQNTCNLKDIAGEAISFASGKIKEFSFEKLKNSNHAAYKKGRKVKSDSFNRRSVDFDLLCGHYNNDGSSPSFGLLRSASVEEKSLSHRNSLDTNLTSVLLHNFSEEDLVTQILEKHKIDNFSSGTDIKMCLDILLKCSEDLKKCTDIIKQCIKKKSGSSINEGNGNDAISSSDAVYVTVMTRLASYLKKLPFEFMQPGNNEAIDLTELVSNMPSLQLTPFSPVFGTEQPPKYEDVVQLSAPDSGQFQTIALQDDKHSSKKTDPVKSIPNNSINPLYNPEINDPRTLKDAQLQSQSLTMNSLENVSSGDLMETLYIEEESDGKKALDKGQMTENGPSQKLLKVNEDRAEFLDCGTPLKKCPASVQNGSGKIFEKPIVNLPEEDLKSKVPKVEEGDHRDFMNSNSQEEIDKLLMDLESFSQKMETSLREPLAKGKSSNSVNSHSPLTGQLPIDLEPKSKVSSPTEKVSPSCLTRIIETNGHKIEEEDRVLLLRILESIEDFAQELVECKSGRGSLSQEKEMMQILQETLTTSSQANLSVCRSPIGDKAKDTTSVVLIQQTPEVIKIQNKPEKKPGTPLPPTATFPSSPRPLSPVPHVNNVVNAPLSVNIPQFYFPEGLPDACSNYEQTLSKIETAFMDIEDQKADIYEMGKIAKLCGCPLYWKAPMFRAAGGERTGLVSAPSFIAMWRKLLNDHHDDASKFICLLAKPSCNSLEQEDFIPLLQDVVDTHPGLTFLKDAPEFHSRYITTTLALLEEEEDINQITDYFSYEHFYVIYCKFWELDSDHDLYISQADLSRYNDQASSNRIIERIFSGAVTRGKTVQKEGRMSYADFVWFLISEEDKRNPTSIEYWFRCMDVDGDGVLSMYELEYFYEEQCERMEAMGIEPLPFHDLLCQMLDLVKPATDGKITLRDLKRCRMAHIFYDTFFNLEKYLDHEQRDPFAVQKDVENEGPEPSDWDRFAAEEYETLVAEESAQAQFQEGKDKKQECGILEQRESKTTEITTPAAWPIHLFILTLKIVVTSHCPLLSSQCKERQKSVSNYTEKWTNIKQLQISIKYSMEELLTLGRRLQQSQQDLKLSVFTIFREVREYCTPEMRLTSFLEIKRKKFK
- the PPP2R3A gene encoding serine/threonine-protein phosphatase 2A regulatory subunit B'' subunit alpha isoform X4; its protein translation is MAATYRLVVSTVNHYSSVVIDRRFEQAIHYCTGTCHTFTHGVDCIVVHHSVCADLLHIPVSQFKDADLDSMFLPHENGFSSAEGDYHQQALTGIPRVKKGSTFQNTCNLKDIAGEAISFASGKIKEFSFEKLKNSNHAAYKKGRKVKSDSFNRRSVDFDLLCGHYNNDGSSPSFGLLRSASVEEKSLSHRNSLDTNLTSVLLHNFSEEDLVTQILEKHKIDNFSSGTDIKMCLDILLKCSEDLKKCTDIIKQCIKKKSGSSINEGNGNDAISSSDAVYVTVMTRLASYLKKLPFEFMQPGNNEAIDLTELVSNMPSLQLTPFSPVFGTEQPPKYEDVVQLSAPDSGQFQTIALQDDKHSSKKTDPVKSIPNNSINPLYNPEINDPRTLKDAQLQSQSLTMNSLENVSSGDLMETLYIEEESDGKKALDKGQMTENGPSQKLLKVNEDRAEFLDCGTPLKKCPASVQNGSGKIFEKPIVNLPEEDLKSKVPKVEEGDHRDFMNSNSQEEIDKLLMDLESFSQKMETSLREPLAKGKSSNSVNSHSPLTGQLPIDLEPKSKVSSPTEKVSPSCLTRIIETNGHKIEEEDRVLLLRILESIEDFAQELVECKSGRGSLSQEKEMMQILQETLTTSSQANLSVCRSPIGDKAKDTTSVVLIQQTPEVIKIQNKPEKKPGTPLPPTATFPSSPRPLSPVPHVNNVVNAPLSVNIPQFYFPEGLPDACSNYEQTLSKIETAFMDIEDQKADIYEMGKIAKLCGCPLYWKAPMFRAAGGERTGLVSAPSFIAMWRKLLNDHHDDASKFICLLAKPSCNSLEQEDFIPLLQDVVDTHPGLTFLKDAPEFHSRYITTVIQRIFYTVNRSWSGKITSTEIRKSNFLQTLALLEEEEDINQITDYFSYEHFYVIYCKFWELDSDHDLYISQADLSRYNDQASSNRIIERIFSGAVTRGKTVQKEGRMSYADFVWFLISEEDKRNPTSIEYWFRCMDVDGDGVLSMYELEYFYEEQCERMEAMGIEPLPFHDLLCQMLDLVKPATDGKITLRDLKRCRMAHIFYDTFFNLEKYLDHEQRDPFAVQKDVENEGPEPSDWDRFAAEEYETLVAEESAQAQFQEGILLAPPIDLQ